In the Coturnix japonica isolate 7356 chromosome 6, Coturnix japonica 2.1, whole genome shotgun sequence genome, one interval contains:
- the LOC107315585 gene encoding rap1 GTPase-GDP dissociation stimulator 1-like, translated as MKKPCIEADLVLTLIPFLESTDQEMLLHAGRAIGRICYDNRDLQEELVRVGVIPSLVRILTDHAESEPLVHVDLLALCNLADLDTAKEALSKTKVAEQLVKQLRRAENHERLEIIFEVLQALAENDALKVQLVEAGVQEVLSDILLRLQGSSQAEDTCVVKATSDLIVSLLLGDGNCVRMVQVGVIHQLLDLLEKHVESEDISVQHAALSALRNLAIPVVNKVQMLEEGVAERIQALLRSEMPPVQFKLLGTLRMLADGQADAAEILGQDPMLLNRLVQWCDVSDHTDICGEANRLLASILRHNRSQEVVKAVQEAQGVKHLVSMTMSEHPAMQNEALNALAIASAIDLETLEESFKESQLVQNLHKLLQDDNTSAEVKYNSMTLLCSLLNSGHLRQEIEDNKIKETLEQLCSHSNADVVKEALLTLQILKGESPY; from the exons ATGAAGAAACCATGTATTGAAGCAGATTTGGTTCTGACGTTGATACCTTTTCTGGAAAGCACAGACCAAGAAATGTTGCTTCACGCTGGGAGGGCTATTGGTCGTATCTGCTATGATAACC GTGACCTTCAGGAAGAGCTGGTGAGGGTAGGAGTCATCCCATCACTGGTCCGAATATTGACCGATCATGCAGAGAGTGAACCACTTGTCCACGTAGACCTATTGGCCTTATGCAATCTTGCAGACCTTG ATACAGCTAAAGAAGCTCTAAGCAAGACAAAGGTCGCTGAACAGCTGGTGAAACAACTGAGAAGAGCAGAGAACCACGAGAGGTTAGAAATCATCTTTGAGGTCCTTCAAGCACTTGCAGAAAATG ATGCTCTGAAAGTTCAGCTGGTGGAAGCAGGTGTGCAAGAGGTCCTGTCTGACATCCTGCTGAGGCTCCAGGGCAGTTCACAAGCTGAAGACACGTGCGTTGTGAAGGCTACATCCGATCTCATCGTCTCTCTGCTTCTTGGAG ATGGCAACTGTGTTCGAATGGTACAGGTGGGAGTCATACATCAGCTTCTGGATCTTTTGGAGAAACACGTGGAGAGCGAAGACATCTCTGTTCAACATGCAGCACTCAGTGCACTTCGAAACCTTGCTATCCCAG TTGTAAACAAGGTTCAAATGCTGGAGGAAGGCGTGGCAGAAAGGATTCAGGCACTCCTACGGTCAGAGATGCCTCCCGTGCAGTTCAAACTTCTTGGAACACTACGAATGTTAGCAGATGGCCAAG CTGATGCGGCTGAAATCTTGGGCCAAGACCCCATGCTGCTCAACAGACTGGTGCAGTGGTGTGACGTCAGTGACCACACCGACATTTGTGGAGAAGCAAATCGGCTCCTGGCATCGATCTTGCGTCACAACAGATCCCAA GAAGTGGTCAAAGCAGTGCAGGAGGCACAAGGAGTGAAGCACCTGGTTTCCATGACCATGAGTGAACATCCTGCCATGCAGAACGAGGCTCTGAATGCCCTGGCAATAGCATCTGCTATTGATTTAG aaaccCTTGAAGAATCTTTCAAGGAATCCCAGCTAGTACAAAACTTACACAAACTTCTACAAGACGATAATACAAGTGCCGAGGTGAAATATAATTCAATGACTCTTTTGTGCAGTCTTCTTAATTCAG GCCACCTGAGACAAGAAATAGAAGACAACAAGATCAAAGAAACACTTgaacagctctgcagtcacAGCAATGCAGATGTGGTCAAGGAAGCTCTTCTAACACTGCAGATTTTGAAAGGAGAGTCACCCTACTAG
- the TSPAN14 gene encoding tetraspanin-14 has translation MHYYRYSNAEVSCWYKYLLFSYNIVFWLAGMAFLAAGLWAWSEKGVLSDLTKVTGLHGLDPVVLVLVVGVVMFTLGFAGCVGALRENICLLKFFCGTIVFIFLLELAVAVLAVLFQDWVRDKVKEFFENNIKSYRDDIDLQNLIDSLQKINHCCGAQGPDDWDFNIYFNCSSESKSREKCGVPFSCCIPDPAQKVVNTQCGYDVRKKSKSQWDDQIFIKGCIVALEAWLPRNIYVVAGVFIAISLLQIFGIFLARTLISDIEAVKAGNAF, from the exons CTAGCTGGCATGGCATTCCTTGCAGCTGGACTGTGGGCATGGAGTGAAAAG ggTGTGTTATCTGACCTAACGAAGGTGACTGGTCTTCATGGTCTTGATCCAGTGGTGCTTGTCTTAGTCGTGGGAGTCGTGATGTTTACTTTGGGATTTGCTGGTTGTGTGGGAGCCTTGAGAGAAAACATCTGCCTGCTGAAATTT ttctGTGGAACAATCGTGTTCATATTTCTGTTGGAGCTGGCAGTGGCAGTTCTGGCTGTCTTGTTCCAGGACTGGGTGAGGGACAAAGTCAAGGAGTTCTTTGAGAATAACATTAAGTCCTACCGAGATGATATTGACCTCCAGAACCTCATTGATTCGCTACAGAAAATT AACCACTGCTGTGGTGCCCAAGGTCCGGATGACTGGGATTTCAACATATACTTCAactgcagcagtgaaagcaaaagTCGTGAAAAATGTGGTGTTCCATTCTCCTGTTGTATACCCGATCCTGCT caaaaaGTTGTGAATACACAGTGTGGCTATGATGTCAGAAAAAAG AGCAAGAGTCAGTGGGATGATCAGATTTTCATCAAAGGTTGTATTGTTGCTCTGGAAGCTTGGTTGCCCCGGAATATCTACGTTGTTGCAGGTGTCTTCATAGCTATCTCACTGCTACAG atttttGGAATTTTCCTAGCCAGGACATTGATTTCTGATATTGAAGCTGTAAAGGCAGGCAATGCCTTCTGA